Proteins from a single region of Synchiropus splendidus isolate RoL2022-P1 chromosome 3, RoL_Sspl_1.0, whole genome shotgun sequence:
- the qtrt2 gene encoding queuine tRNA-ribosyltransferase accessory subunit 2 isoform X1, protein MKLELTRVLHGGSRLGVLKGLGRSGQQSVEVPGCLLYTHLGAVPHLTQETLHTLNKLPPVTQVTMSHIAEHCEVLEEYKEGFRKFSGLHDTVLYSSLHDPASQCPPGYTTNKTVSVWGSGGRIELTVQKFMDLQKHVQPDWYQSMADGETWQNGTSRKRIKKSVTRTLAHLDECLLLHQKSEELNGVEVFGVVEGGDILEERVHSASETAKRPVAGFCLDGLQTGAMTQDLRVELIRAVNKELPEDKPRLLHGVGRPDEVLACVEAGVDLFEGFFPFQVTERGCALCFNFDISPNPELAGRAPPAVLQEEVESGIAAEQHQHGNGNQDASSQMTLFEMDLKDKRYQDDFKPLVEGCGCYCCSNHQRAYVHHLLVTNEMLAGVLLMIHNTAHYLGFFSSLREAMAADKLSLLRSRMLGEIYLESSRNSLF, encoded by the exons ATGAAGCTGGAACTGACCCGGGTGCTTCATGGAGGGAGCAGGTTAGGCGTGTTAAAGGGACTCGGCCGGTCAGGGCAGCAGTCTGTGGAGGTGCCGGGGTGTCTGCTGTACACACACCTGGGAGCAGTGCCTCATCTGACGCAGGAGACCCTCCACACCCTCAACAAGTTGCCTCCAGTCACACAGGTCACCATGTCTCACAT TGCAGAGCATTGTGAAGTGTTGGAGGAGTATAAAGAGGGATTCAGGAAGTTTTCGG GTCTGCATGATACAGTGTTGTACTCCTCGCTACACGACCCTGCCAGTCAATGTCCACCTGGTTACACCACTAACAAG ACTGTATCGGTGTGGGGGAGCGGCGGACGCATCGAACTGACGGTGCAAAAGTTCATGGATCTTCAGAAGCACGTGCAGCCGGACTGGTACCAGAGCATGGCGGATGGAGAGACGTGGCAGAACGGAACCTCCcgtaaaagaataaaaaaatcgGTGACTCGCACTCTTGCCCACCTGGATGAGTGTCTGCTTCTGCATCAGAAGTCAGAG gagtTGAATGGTGTGGAGGTGTTTGGAGTTGTGGAAGGGGGAGACATCCTTGAAGAAAGAGTGCACTCCGCGAGCGAGACGGCCAAGAGACCGGTGGCAGGTTTCTGCCTGGACGGTCTCCAGACTGGTGCCATGACCCAGGACCTGAGAGTGGAGCTTATCAGGGCTGTGAACAAAGAGCTGCCAGAGGACAAACCAAG GCTGCTCCACGGTGTGGGGCGTCCCGACGAGGTGCTGGCGTGTGTGGAGGCTGGAGTCGACCTGTTCGAGGGCTTCTTCCCTTTCCAGGTCACGGAGCGAGGATGTGCTCTCTGCTTCAATTTTGACATCTCACCAAATCCGGAGCTCGCAGgtagagcgccccctgcag TGCtgcaggaggaagtggagagTGGCATAGCAGCAGAACAGCACCAACATGGGAACGGGAATCAAGACGCGTCGTCCCAGATGACGTTGTTTGAGATGGATCTTAAAGATAAGAG GTACCAGGATGACTTCAAGCCCCTGGTAGAGGGGTGTGGCTGCTACTGCTGCAGCAACCACCAGAGGGCGTACGTTCACCACCTGCTGGTGACCAATGAGATGCTGGCTGGAGTTCTGCTCATGATTCACAACACAGCTCACTACCTAGGCTTCTTCagcagcctgagagaagctatGGCTGCTGACAAACTCAGCCTCCTCAGGAGTCGGATGCTCGGGGAGATTTATTTAGAGAGCTCCAGAAATAGTTTGTTCTAA
- the qtrt2 gene encoding queuine tRNA-ribosyltransferase accessory subunit 2 isoform X2, which produces MKLELTRVLHGGSRLGVLKGLGRSGQQSVEVPGCLLYTHLGAVPHLTQETLHTLNKLPPVTQVTMSHIAEHCEVLEEYKEGFRKFSGLHDTVLYSSLHDPASQCPPGYTTNKTVSVWGSGGRIELTVQKFMDLQKHVQPDWYQSMADGETWQNGTSRKRIKKSVTRTLAHLDECLLLHQKSEELNGVEVFGVVEGGDILEERVHSASETAKRPVAGFCLDGLQTGAMTQDLRVELIRAVNKELPEDKPRLLHGVGRPDEVLACVEAGVDLFEGFFPFQVTERGCALCFNFDISPNPELAVLQEEVESGIAAEQHQHGNGNQDASSQMTLFEMDLKDKRYQDDFKPLVEGCGCYCCSNHQRAYVHHLLVTNEMLAGVLLMIHNTAHYLGFFSSLREAMAADKLSLLRSRMLGEIYLESSRNSLF; this is translated from the exons ATGAAGCTGGAACTGACCCGGGTGCTTCATGGAGGGAGCAGGTTAGGCGTGTTAAAGGGACTCGGCCGGTCAGGGCAGCAGTCTGTGGAGGTGCCGGGGTGTCTGCTGTACACACACCTGGGAGCAGTGCCTCATCTGACGCAGGAGACCCTCCACACCCTCAACAAGTTGCCTCCAGTCACACAGGTCACCATGTCTCACAT TGCAGAGCATTGTGAAGTGTTGGAGGAGTATAAAGAGGGATTCAGGAAGTTTTCGG GTCTGCATGATACAGTGTTGTACTCCTCGCTACACGACCCTGCCAGTCAATGTCCACCTGGTTACACCACTAACAAG ACTGTATCGGTGTGGGGGAGCGGCGGACGCATCGAACTGACGGTGCAAAAGTTCATGGATCTTCAGAAGCACGTGCAGCCGGACTGGTACCAGAGCATGGCGGATGGAGAGACGTGGCAGAACGGAACCTCCcgtaaaagaataaaaaaatcgGTGACTCGCACTCTTGCCCACCTGGATGAGTGTCTGCTTCTGCATCAGAAGTCAGAG gagtTGAATGGTGTGGAGGTGTTTGGAGTTGTGGAAGGGGGAGACATCCTTGAAGAAAGAGTGCACTCCGCGAGCGAGACGGCCAAGAGACCGGTGGCAGGTTTCTGCCTGGACGGTCTCCAGACTGGTGCCATGACCCAGGACCTGAGAGTGGAGCTTATCAGGGCTGTGAACAAAGAGCTGCCAGAGGACAAACCAAG GCTGCTCCACGGTGTGGGGCGTCCCGACGAGGTGCTGGCGTGTGTGGAGGCTGGAGTCGACCTGTTCGAGGGCTTCTTCCCTTTCCAGGTCACGGAGCGAGGATGTGCTCTCTGCTTCAATTTTGACATCTCACCAAATCCGGAGCTCGCAG TGCtgcaggaggaagtggagagTGGCATAGCAGCAGAACAGCACCAACATGGGAACGGGAATCAAGACGCGTCGTCCCAGATGACGTTGTTTGAGATGGATCTTAAAGATAAGAG GTACCAGGATGACTTCAAGCCCCTGGTAGAGGGGTGTGGCTGCTACTGCTGCAGCAACCACCAGAGGGCGTACGTTCACCACCTGCTGGTGACCAATGAGATGCTGGCTGGAGTTCTGCTCATGATTCACAACACAGCTCACTACCTAGGCTTCTTCagcagcctgagagaagctatGGCTGCTGACAAACTCAGCCTCCTCAGGAGTCGGATGCTCGGGGAGATTTATTTAGAGAGCTCCAGAAATAGTTTGTTCTAA